A stretch of the Streptosporangium sp. NBC_01755 genome encodes the following:
- a CDS encoding IS1380 family transposase — translation MQLFHDSAKTHAIFDEERVVAYGGLGPVMRLAERCGLSDLAGEHVTPTGRDGVNPAAKIGSIVAGMACGADSIDDLDALRHGGMDTLFTGIRAPSTLGSFLRCLAWGNVRQIEKVARLLPARPAAHTPLLPGADVLAFLDVDSMQRRTYGYKKQGSGFGHTKIGGKGVLVRELNVLASTLSTPLAAPVVTGTRLRGGSANSARGAAWFVRESIGAARSAGASATLMMRGDSAFYTAGVINACHTNDVRFSVTAKMDPKIKAAIAAIDETAWTAIKYPNAIFDEQAGGWISDAEIAEVAYTAFAAKKGQAITARLIVRRVKRLNSQTGLRPEEPFPLYRYHAIFTDSPYALGQAEEQHRDHAVIEQVNADLIDGPLAHLPSGVFTANAAWLTLAAICHNLLRAAGCLAGTFHAKARGATLRRHLIGVPARIARHGRGHLTLHLPRYWHWRHAWMNLFQAVHRLPPIRAA, via the coding sequence GTGCAATTGTTCCACGACTCTGCCAAAACCCATGCGATCTTCGATGAGGAGCGTGTAGTCGCGTACGGCGGGCTGGGGCCGGTGATGCGGCTGGCCGAGCGGTGCGGCCTGAGCGACCTGGCAGGCGAGCACGTCACCCCCACCGGCCGAGACGGCGTGAACCCGGCGGCGAAGATCGGCTCGATCGTAGCCGGGATGGCCTGCGGGGCCGACAGCATCGATGATCTGGACGCACTGCGCCACGGCGGCATGGACACGTTGTTTACCGGTATCCGCGCACCGTCCACGCTGGGATCGTTCCTGCGGTGCCTGGCCTGGGGCAACGTCCGGCAGATCGAGAAAGTGGCCCGCCTGCTGCCGGCCCGGCCGGCCGCCCATACGCCGTTGCTGCCCGGCGCGGACGTGCTCGCCTTCCTCGATGTGGACTCGATGCAACGACGTACCTACGGCTACAAGAAGCAAGGATCGGGGTTCGGCCACACCAAGATCGGCGGCAAGGGCGTGCTGGTGCGCGAGCTGAACGTGCTGGCCTCCACACTGTCCACACCGCTGGCCGCCCCGGTGGTGACCGGCACCCGGCTGCGCGGCGGAAGCGCGAACTCCGCCCGCGGCGCGGCCTGGTTCGTGCGTGAGTCGATCGGCGCGGCACGATCAGCGGGCGCGAGCGCCACCCTGATGATGCGCGGGGACTCGGCGTTCTACACCGCAGGCGTGATCAACGCCTGCCACACGAACGACGTGCGCTTCTCCGTCACCGCCAAAATGGACCCCAAGATCAAAGCCGCGATCGCGGCGATCGACGAAACCGCCTGGACAGCGATCAAATACCCCAACGCCATCTTCGACGAACAAGCAGGGGGCTGGATCTCCGACGCCGAGATCGCGGAGGTCGCCTACACGGCATTCGCCGCGAAGAAGGGCCAGGCCATCACCGCCCGGCTGATCGTGCGCCGGGTCAAACGGCTCAACTCGCAGACCGGGCTCCGGCCAGAGGAACCGTTCCCGCTCTACCGCTATCACGCGATCTTCACCGACAGTCCGTACGCCCTCGGGCAGGCCGAGGAACAACACCGTGATCACGCGGTCATCGAGCAGGTCAACGCGGACTTGATCGACGGGCCATTAGCGCACCTGCCCTCGGGCGTGTTCACCGCCAACGCCGCCTGGCTGACCTTGGCGGCGATCTGCCACAACCTGCTGCGCGCGGCCGGCTGCCTGGCCGGAACCTTTCACGCCAAGGCGCGCGGCGCCACCCTGCGCCGCCATCTCATCGGCGTGCCCGCCCGCATCGCCCGGCACGGCCGGGGCCACCTCACCCTGCATCTTCCCCGGTATTGGCACTGGCGGCACGCATGGATGAACCTCTTCCAAGCCGTCCACCGGCTGCCACCGATCCGCGCGGCTTGA
- a CDS encoding aminopeptidase, with product MLGRAATRPAQGPASGVAAKIANRPDNPSSGSPARPRRSSRDQWRSAVRAGSGADVVRTHQATDPGAARLGEPALVDGSSPVGQSGVTYLETLLDENATCHLAWGAGLPPGVPAHLRTLDAAARAEAGVNVSSVHVDFMVGGPDVTVTGIGHDGGTIELLRDDEWQV from the coding sequence ATGCTCGGCCGAGCGGCTACGCGTCCGGCGCAGGGGCCTGCCAGCGGCGTAGCGGCAAAGATCGCCAACCGTCCCGATAACCCGAGTAGTGGATCTCCGGCCCGTCCCCGGCGGTCCAGCCGAGATCAGTGGCGATCAGCCGTACGCGCTGGTTCCGGTGCGGATGTGGTGCGCACCCATCAGGCCACCGACCCGGGCGCGGCCAGGCTGGGCGAGCCGGCGCTCGTGGACGGCTCCTCCCCCGTCGGGCAGTCGGGCGTCACCTACCTTGAGACGCTGCTTGACGAGAATGCCACCTGCCACCTGGCCTGGGGGGCGGGGCTGCCGCCCGGCGTGCCCGCACACCTGCGCACCCTGGACGCCGCGGCGCGCGCCGAGGCCGGGGTCAATGTCTCCAGCGTGCACGTCGACTTCATGGTGGGCGGCCCCGACGTCACCGTCACCGGGATCGGGCACGACGGCGGCACGATCGAGCTGCTGCGCGACGACGAGTGGCAGGTATGA
- a CDS encoding DNRLRE domain-containing protein, translated as MALTLPISLMSVPAIAQEPTPTPTTPSSAPAAPTGKALAQAKKDNRRVEIKSMRSERATFYANPDGKTVRMEMHTQPIRVKNADGKGFTPIDTTLVEVDGGMDTWINHVDYQESWNTFNQDQIVVGKSYASNIAKRWRGYLQFPNIPAEFAGSTVQNADMHLWNYQSNECGISVGSGITARRITSFWDDLELTWNTQPTVSNTGADTEFGAYSEDCTGSMNYAWDLTHSLNGIVQEWVNGATNYGIRLTVGNESELRNWRRYRSEDAGGCRTTPLEECKGQTHPPILTVDFELPEPPVVDGFTFMSPDPITSLPTYEEARARSIYEPTGSERTTIDNTFAGQIAGQREGEAFEVAADELDLDPEGSDGDNGTGEDTGAPQVVSVEPVNGAVDVPLDAKLKAVCVKSKGTSMR; from the coding sequence GTGGCTCTGACGCTGCCGATCTCGCTGATGAGCGTGCCCGCGATCGCCCAAGAGCCCACTCCCACCCCCACAACGCCGTCGAGCGCCCCTGCCGCACCCACCGGCAAAGCGCTGGCGCAGGCCAAGAAGGACAACCGGCGCGTCGAGATCAAGTCGATGCGCTCGGAACGCGCCACCTTCTACGCCAACCCGGACGGCAAGACGGTCCGGATGGAAATGCATACCCAGCCGATCCGCGTCAAGAACGCCGACGGTAAGGGCTTCACGCCGATCGACACCACCCTCGTCGAGGTGGACGGCGGCATGGACACCTGGATCAACCACGTCGACTACCAGGAAAGCTGGAACACCTTCAACCAGGACCAGATCGTGGTCGGCAAGTCGTACGCCAGCAACATCGCCAAGCGCTGGCGCGGCTATCTCCAGTTCCCGAACATCCCCGCCGAGTTCGCGGGCAGCACGGTGCAAAACGCCGACATGCACCTGTGGAACTACCAGTCCAACGAGTGCGGCATCTCGGTCGGCTCCGGCATCACGGCCCGGCGGATCACCTCGTTCTGGGATGACCTGGAGCTGACCTGGAACACCCAGCCGACGGTCTCCAACACGGGCGCGGACACCGAGTTCGGCGCCTACAGCGAAGACTGCACCGGCTCCATGAACTACGCCTGGGACTTGACCCACTCCCTCAATGGCATTGTTCAGGAGTGGGTCAACGGCGCCACCAACTACGGCATCCGGCTCACCGTCGGCAACGAGTCCGAGTTGCGTAACTGGCGGCGCTACCGCTCCGAGGACGCCGGCGGCTGCCGGACCACGCCGCTGGAGGAGTGCAAGGGGCAGACGCACCCGCCCATCCTCACCGTGGACTTCGAACTTCCCGAGCCACCGGTCGTCGACGGCTTCACCTTCATGTCACCCGACCCCATCACGAGCCTTCCGACGTACGAGGAAGCCCGCGCCAGGTCGATCTATGAGCCGACCGGCAGTGAGCGGACCACCATCGACAACACGTTCGCCGGTCAGATCGCTGGACAGCGCGAGGGGGAGGCATTTGAGGTAGCGGCGGATGAGCTTGATCTCGATCCCGAGGGCAGTGACGGCGACAATGGAACCGGCGAGGACACCGGCGCGCCTCAGGTGGTCAGCGTCGAGCCTGTGAACGGTGCCGTAGATGTCCCTTTGGATGCGAAGCTGAAGGCGGTATGTGTCAAGTCAAAGGGGACATCGATGCGGTAA
- the ltrA gene encoding group II intron reverse transcriptase/maturase encodes MGKPMPNEKPFEISKREVWQAYQKVAANKGAPGVDGQALEAFEKDLKNNLYRIWNRMSSGTYFPPPVLAVPIPKKGGVRILGIPTIADRIAQTVVARRLEPRMEEIFHEDSYGYRVRRSAIQAVRKCRERCWKYDWVIDLDIQKFFDSCPHDLIVKAVEANTDQRWIVLYVKRWLVAPLQHRDGTLEARNRGTPQGSAVSPCLANLFLHYAFDSWMAREFPSVRFERYVDDVVVHCVSERQALEVKEAIGRRIEQVGLKLHPDKTKIVYCADSNRRNRHTDVAFDFLGYGFRPRAAINPRNGVVFTSFAPAISRDKLTAKGEEVRAWRLHLRTGHDLAGLAEAINPIVRGWMTYWGHFHRSHMYGLLRRINAYLMRWARKKYRRLRNRKKLEAWWARLVENEPTLFAHWAWITGRGIEFAGR; translated from the coding sequence GTGGGCAAGCCAATGCCGAATGAGAAACCGTTCGAGATTTCGAAGCGGGAGGTGTGGCAGGCGTACCAGAAAGTCGCGGCCAATAAAGGGGCACCCGGAGTGGACGGGCAGGCTCTGGAGGCGTTCGAGAAGGATCTGAAGAACAATCTGTATCGGATCTGGAACAGGATGTCTTCGGGGACTTACTTTCCACCTCCGGTGCTGGCGGTGCCGATACCGAAGAAAGGCGGGGTCAGGATTCTCGGAATTCCGACGATCGCGGATCGGATTGCGCAGACCGTTGTTGCCCGACGGCTGGAACCTCGTATGGAAGAGATCTTCCATGAGGATTCCTACGGCTATCGAGTGAGACGGTCGGCGATTCAAGCGGTACGGAAATGCCGGGAGCGGTGCTGGAAGTATGACTGGGTAATCGATTTGGATATTCAGAAGTTCTTCGACAGTTGTCCGCACGACCTGATCGTCAAAGCGGTGGAAGCGAATACCGATCAGCGCTGGATCGTGCTGTATGTCAAACGGTGGCTGGTCGCGCCGTTGCAGCACCGGGATGGAACCTTGGAGGCGCGGAACCGGGGAACCCCGCAAGGGTCTGCGGTTTCTCCGTGCCTGGCTAACCTCTTCCTGCACTACGCGTTCGATTCATGGATGGCGCGGGAGTTCCCGTCCGTCCGCTTCGAACGGTATGTGGATGACGTGGTCGTGCATTGCGTCAGCGAGCGCCAGGCGCTTGAGGTGAAAGAGGCGATCGGGAGACGGATAGAGCAGGTAGGGCTGAAACTCCACCCGGACAAGACGAAAATCGTGTACTGCGCGGATAGCAACCGGCGAAACCGTCATACGGACGTCGCGTTCGATTTCCTCGGATACGGGTTTCGTCCTCGGGCGGCGATCAACCCGCGTAACGGGGTGGTGTTCACCTCGTTCGCCCCGGCGATCAGCCGGGACAAGCTGACCGCTAAGGGAGAAGAAGTCCGGGCCTGGCGTCTTCATCTACGGACCGGACACGATCTGGCCGGCCTCGCCGAAGCGATCAATCCGATCGTTCGAGGCTGGATGACGTACTGGGGCCATTTCCATCGGTCCCATATGTATGGCCTGCTGCGGCGCATCAATGCCTACCTGATGCGCTGGGCCCGTAAGAAGTATCGGCGGCTCCGCAACCGGAAGAAGCTCGAAGCGTGGTGGGCGAGGCTCGTGGAAAACGAGCCGACGCTGTTTGCGCACTGGGCTTGGATCACCGGTAGAGGAATCGAGTTCGCTGGACGGTAA
- a CDS encoding helix-turn-helix domain-containing protein — MRYSLSVRGRRLLRELRAIRESCGLSPEQVAKRLGWSRSKIYRVENGESRLILEDLELLLNVYGVPSPQAEALGKLCREAWKRGWWLAYSDMYKGGSYFVLEDDASVITFVVHNIPGLLQTPDYAHALIAATLLDGSEQEIRRRVEARITRHRLLTRAEPPQITAILDEAILWRQIGGTQIARTQLDHLIDVAAHPAVTLQIIPLAAGGHPGLDGEFTILDFPDKEDPPVAYQEGFCGDIFVEAPDDVARYYRAAETARGKALAPDESVTLIKDVRKAIQ; from the coding sequence ATGCGGTACAGCCTGTCGGTCCGCGGCCGCCGACTATTGCGAGAACTACGCGCCATTCGCGAGTCATGCGGCCTTTCACCTGAACAGGTGGCCAAGCGGCTCGGCTGGTCCCGCTCGAAGATCTACCGGGTCGAAAACGGGGAAAGCCGCCTCATCCTCGAAGATCTCGAACTGCTTCTCAATGTCTACGGCGTCCCCTCTCCACAGGCCGAAGCGCTCGGAAAACTCTGCCGGGAGGCATGGAAGCGCGGCTGGTGGCTGGCCTACAGCGACATGTACAAGGGCGGGTCGTACTTCGTCCTGGAAGACGACGCCTCAGTGATCACCTTCGTTGTCCACAACATCCCTGGCCTGCTGCAAACACCCGACTACGCCCATGCCCTGATCGCAGCGACCCTGCTGGACGGTTCCGAGCAGGAGATACGCCGACGAGTCGAAGCGCGGATCACCCGGCACCGACTTCTCACCCGTGCCGAACCGCCTCAGATAACCGCCATCCTCGACGAAGCCATCCTGTGGCGACAGATCGGCGGCACCCAGATCGCCCGTACCCAACTCGACCACCTGATCGACGTCGCCGCGCACCCGGCGGTCACCCTTCAGATCATCCCTCTCGCCGCAGGCGGTCACCCCGGCTTGGACGGTGAATTCACCATCCTGGACTTTCCCGACAAAGAAGACCCACCCGTGGCCTATCAGGAAGGTTTTTGCGGAGATATCTTCGTGGAAGCACCCGATGACGTCGCCCGGTATTACCGGGCCGCCGAGACCGCACGCGGCAAAGCCCTCGCCCCCGACGAGTCGGTGACGCTGATCAAGGACGTGAGGAAGGCGATTCAATGA
- a CDS encoding FAD-dependent monooxygenase gives MALLGDAAHAMSPDRSQGAGQSIEDAVVLAAALRRYDTERRPRTQATVRGARKDGARATSPAANRLVVPMLRLMLAALWRKGLSPNGNSIWRWQPPRLPVRKP, from the coding sequence GTGGCGCTGCTCGGCGACGCCGCCCACGCCATGAGCCCCGACCGCAGCCAGGGTGCCGGCCAGTCGATCGAAGACGCCGTAGTCCTGGCCGCAGCCCTGCGCCGCTACGACACCGAACGCCGCCCGCGTACCCAGGCCACCGTCCGCGGGGCCCGCAAGGACGGCGCCCGCGCCACCTCGCCTGCCGCCAACCGCCTCGTCGTGCCGATGCTCCGCTTGATGCTCGCCGCTCTCTGGCGCAAGGGCCTGTCGCCCAACGGCAACTCGATCTGGCGGTGGCAGCCGCCCCGGCTCCCTGTGCGAAAGCCGTAA
- a CDS encoding ABC transporter permease, which translates to MTGTPALVRLALRRDRLLLPVWILLIVGAVAGTASAIAELYPGMAQRVALGVTIGSTPALQAITGPVYDSTSVGGLTAWRATTITTVLTALMNLLLITRHTRAEEESGRAELIGACAIGRHALPAAALVVAAGANLLIGLLLTAALAGQGLPVSGALAFGLGIACTGWLFAGVASVTAQLTEHARTANGLAVAVLGLAFLLRAGGDAAQIDALSWASPLGWAQRVRAFADERWWVLGLATLTGLALVAIAAALTRRRDLGAGALPPRHGPADAPPYLESPLGLAWRLHRGGVLAWTVGFAVMGTLFGTLAQSAGQILRDNPQLAAILDQLGGEGALTDTFLATVLGMMGLVAGGFAVQAMLRLQTEEAALRTETVLATAVSRTRWTLGHLIMAFAGAAVILTAGGLAIGLAHGARTGDAGEQMLRLAAAAWVQLPAVWVVAGLAMLLYGMLPRLTALAWAALIAFALLGQLGEVLQLPEWMQSLSPYAHLPQAPREELEATPLLWLGALAAALATAGMTTFRRRDLIGN; encoded by the coding sequence ATGACCGGCACGCCGGCGCTGGTACGGCTGGCGCTGCGCCGTGACCGCCTCCTGCTCCCGGTGTGGATCCTCCTCATCGTCGGTGCCGTCGCGGGTACTGCCTCGGCCATCGCCGAGCTGTATCCCGGCATGGCGCAGCGGGTCGCCCTGGGCGTCACCATCGGCTCCACCCCCGCCCTGCAGGCGATCACCGGCCCGGTCTACGACTCGACCTCGGTCGGCGGGCTGACCGCCTGGCGAGCCACCACGATCACCACTGTCCTGACCGCGCTGATGAACCTGCTGCTGATCACCCGGCACACCCGCGCAGAAGAGGAGAGCGGCCGGGCCGAACTCATCGGCGCATGCGCCATCGGCCGGCACGCCCTTCCGGCCGCCGCTCTCGTCGTGGCCGCAGGCGCGAACCTGCTGATCGGCCTGCTGCTCACAGCCGCATTGGCCGGACAGGGCCTGCCCGTCTCAGGCGCGCTCGCCTTCGGGCTCGGCATCGCCTGCACCGGGTGGCTCTTCGCCGGCGTCGCCTCGGTCACGGCGCAACTGACCGAGCACGCCCGCACCGCCAACGGCCTCGCGGTCGCGGTGCTCGGTCTGGCCTTTCTGCTGCGTGCCGGGGGCGATGCCGCGCAGATCGACGCGCTGTCGTGGGCCTCGCCGCTCGGCTGGGCACAGCGGGTGCGGGCCTTCGCCGACGAGCGCTGGTGGGTACTCGGCCTCGCCACCCTCACCGGGCTGGCGCTGGTCGCCATCGCCGCGGCGCTGACCAGGCGTCGAGACCTGGGCGCCGGAGCGCTGCCACCCCGGCATGGGCCTGCCGACGCCCCGCCGTACCTGGAAAGCCCGCTAGGCCTGGCCTGGCGCCTGCACCGTGGTGGCGTGCTCGCCTGGACCGTCGGCTTCGCCGTCATGGGGACGCTGTTCGGGACACTGGCGCAAAGCGCAGGACAGATCCTGCGAGACAACCCACAGCTCGCCGCCATCCTGGACCAGCTGGGCGGGGAGGGCGCGCTGACCGACACCTTCCTGGCCACCGTGCTGGGGATGATGGGCCTGGTCGCAGGCGGCTTCGCCGTCCAGGCCATGCTGCGACTGCAGACCGAGGAGGCCGCACTGCGCACCGAGACGGTGCTTGCCACAGCCGTGTCGCGCACCCGCTGGACACTCGGCCACCTGATCATGGCCTTCGCCGGCGCTGCGGTGATCCTCACCGCCGGCGGGCTCGCCATCGGGCTGGCCCACGGGGCGCGCACCGGCGACGCGGGCGAGCAGATGCTCCGCCTGGCCGCAGCGGCGTGGGTGCAGCTGCCCGCGGTCTGGGTGGTGGCCGGACTGGCGATGCTGCTGTACGGCATGCTTCCCCGGCTGACCGCACTCGCCTGGGCGGCGCTGATCGCCTTCGCCCTGCTCGGACAGCTGGGCGAGGTCCTCCAGCTACCCGAGTGGATGCAGAGCCTGTCTCCTTACGCCCATCTGCCGCAGGCACCCCGCGAAGAGCTGGAAGCCACACCGCTGCTGTGGCTCGGCGCGCTCGCCGCAGCACTCGCCACAGCCGGGATGACCACTTTCCGCCGTCGCGACCTGATCGGAAACTGA
- a CDS encoding ABC transporter ATP-binding protein has product MLGNPAVLVSGLTKSFGAVRALDDLDLAVATGEVHGFLGPNGAGKTTTLRILLGLLRADSGHAELLGGHPWHDAVELHKRLAYVPGDVVLWPTLSGGEAIDLLGRLRGGLDRGRKQTLLERFDLDPTKKGRAYSKGNRQKVALIAALASDVELLLLDEPTAGLDPLMEAAFRECITEERGNGRTVLLSSHILSEVEALCDRVSIIRAGHIVESGTLAQLRHLTRTTVTAELDRVPECVPGAHNLAVDGSRITFEVEPDRLREVLPLLTDAGVRGLTCRPATLEELFLRHYQVTP; this is encoded by the coding sequence ATGCTGGGCAACCCTGCCGTGCTCGTCAGCGGCCTCACCAAATCCTTTGGCGCCGTCCGCGCCCTGGACGACCTCGACCTGGCCGTGGCCACCGGCGAGGTCCACGGCTTCCTCGGCCCCAACGGCGCGGGCAAGACCACCACCTTGCGCATCCTCCTCGGCCTGCTGCGTGCCGACTCCGGCCACGCCGAACTGCTTGGCGGCCACCCCTGGCACGACGCGGTCGAGCTGCACAAGCGGCTCGCCTACGTGCCCGGCGACGTCGTCCTGTGGCCGACCCTGTCCGGCGGCGAAGCCATCGACCTGCTCGGACGGCTGCGCGGCGGGCTCGACCGAGGGCGCAAACAGACTCTGCTGGAGCGCTTCGACCTGGACCCGACCAAGAAGGGCCGCGCCTACTCCAAGGGCAATCGGCAGAAGGTCGCCCTCATCGCCGCGCTCGCCTCCGACGTCGAACTGCTGCTCCTGGACGAGCCGACCGCCGGACTCGACCCACTCATGGAAGCCGCCTTCCGCGAGTGCATCACCGAGGAACGCGGCAACGGCCGCACGGTCCTGCTGTCCAGCCACATCCTGTCCGAGGTCGAAGCCCTCTGCGACCGGGTGAGCATCATCCGCGCCGGACACATCGTGGAAAGCGGCACCCTGGCCCAGCTGCGGCATCTCACCAGGACAACGGTGACCGCCGAGCTCGACCGCGTCCCAGAGTGCGTGCCCGGCGCGCACAACCTGGCCGTCGACGGCTCCCGGATCACCTTCGAGGTCGAGCCCGACCGGCTCCGCGAGGTGCTGCCACTGCTCACCGATGCGGGCGTGCGCGGCCTGACCTGCCGGCCGGCCACCCTGGAGGAGCTGTTCCTGCGGCACTACCAGGTCACCCCATGA
- a CDS encoding IS3 family transposase — MTELRDEARQQLEPRVGIQRSCKLTGVNRSTLYRRREPKNGKSEMVRPSPPNALSKEEADELIGVLNSEEFADKSPRQVWAALLDRGVYLASPSTMYRELRTRGQVRERRAQARHEAKKKPQLIARNPNEVWSWDITKLQGPVRGRFFDLYVMIDIYSRCVVHWELHTRESGELAQVFIENAIRANGGIAPNTIHSDRGTAMTSISVTELLSDLGIVKSHSRPKVSNDNPYSEAQFKTMNYCPVFPERFGSFADARSFCRRFFEYYNHEHYHSGIGLHTPFSVHIGTAQAVQDKRATTIERFRAANPHRFTRTPSLPKIPAVAWINKPDENQDDQTGEAAA; from the coding sequence GTGACCGAGCTTCGCGATGAAGCCCGGCAACAACTCGAACCCCGTGTCGGTATTCAGCGATCATGCAAGCTGACCGGCGTTAACCGATCCACGCTGTATCGGCGGCGCGAGCCGAAGAACGGTAAATCGGAAATGGTGAGGCCGTCCCCACCGAACGCGCTGTCCAAAGAAGAAGCCGATGAGCTGATCGGAGTTCTCAATAGCGAGGAGTTCGCGGACAAGTCGCCCCGACAAGTATGGGCGGCACTGCTGGACCGCGGTGTCTACCTGGCGTCGCCCTCCACGATGTACCGGGAGCTGCGGACCCGCGGGCAGGTCCGGGAGCGGCGCGCCCAGGCCCGTCACGAGGCGAAGAAAAAGCCTCAGCTCATCGCCCGCAATCCCAACGAAGTCTGGTCATGGGATATCACGAAGCTCCAGGGACCGGTGCGCGGCCGGTTCTTCGACCTGTACGTGATGATCGACATTTACTCGCGATGCGTGGTGCACTGGGAGCTTCACACCCGTGAATCCGGTGAACTGGCTCAGGTGTTCATCGAGAACGCGATCCGCGCCAATGGCGGCATCGCGCCTAACACCATACATTCCGATCGCGGCACCGCGATGACCTCGATCTCGGTCACCGAACTGCTGTCCGACCTCGGCATCGTCAAATCCCATAGCCGGCCGAAGGTCAGTAACGACAATCCCTACAGCGAGGCGCAGTTTAAGACCATGAATTACTGCCCGGTGTTTCCCGAGAGGTTCGGGTCATTCGCTGACGCTCGTAGTTTCTGCCGACGCTTCTTTGAGTATTACAACCACGAACACTACCATTCCGGGATCGGCCTGCACACGCCGTTCAGCGTGCATATCGGCACCGCTCAGGCCGTCCAGGACAAGCGCGCCACGACCATCGAGCGGTTCCGGGCCGCCAACCCTCATCGGTTCACCCGCACGCCGTCCCTGCCCAAGATCCCCGCCGTCGCGTGGATCAACAAGCCTGACGAAAACCAGGACGACCAGACCGGGGAGGCGGCAGCTTAG
- a CDS encoding DUF397 domain-containing protein yields the protein MTDEQDWITSSYSGSGQQCVQMKSTSSGIAIRDSKNPNGPRLLCPPDAWKSLVTEARNGSYDLPGHLPETGAHLPKPVAGDLDLATAEWLPTPNPGDLRLSIAFVDDHIAMRLLPTAETLVFTPGEWNAWLSGARDGEFDHLT from the coding sequence ATGACCGACGAGCAGGATTGGATCACCAGCAGCTATAGCGGCAGCGGTCAGCAGTGCGTCCAGATGAAATCAACCTCGTCCGGGATCGCCATCCGCGACTCCAAGAACCCGAATGGTCCCAGGCTGCTGTGCCCCCCCGACGCCTGGAAATCCCTGGTGACCGAAGCACGGAACGGCTCCTACGACCTGCCCGGACACCTCCCCGAAACAGGGGCTCACCTGCCCAAACCGGTAGCCGGAGACCTCGACCTGGCCACAGCCGAGTGGTTGCCCACTCCCAACCCGGGCGATCTCCGCCTGTCGATCGCGTTCGTTGACGATCACATTGCGATGCGTCTCCTCCCTACGGCGGAGACGCTCGTGTTCACCCCCGGAGAGTGGAACGCGTGGTTGTCCGGAGCCAGGGACGGCGAATTCGACCACCTCACCTGA
- a CDS encoding D-alanine--D-alanine ligase family protein, producing the protein MTRQGFFAVLIDTAVPNFLDRLREVDVAFLAIAGQYAEDGKLQGLLEHRGIPYTGSGVLASALAMHKTAAKRTVSAHGVNVLPGRDIDDREPAELTAKILADSLNLPIMIKPVSEGGSIDMHVGHTEHDLTGLIEELRTSGQALFAEQYCPGRSVTLGVLADGDDLQTLPALETRPTGEFYDYPTKNNPAMFSNHCPADLTASTSALI; encoded by the coding sequence TTGACCCGGCAGGGCTTTTTCGCTGTCCTGATCGACACGGCCGTGCCCAACTTCCTCGACCGTCTGCGCGAGGTAGATGTGGCCTTCCTGGCCATCGCCGGGCAGTACGCCGAAGACGGCAAGCTCCAAGGACTACTGGAGCACAGAGGCATCCCCTACACGGGGTCCGGAGTGCTGGCCAGCGCCCTGGCGATGCACAAAACCGCAGCTAAGAGAACGGTGAGTGCTCACGGCGTGAACGTTCTGCCTGGGCGCGATATCGACGACAGGGAGCCCGCCGAGCTGACTGCCAAGATTTTGGCGGACTCCCTGAACCTGCCGATCATGATCAAGCCGGTGTCGGAGGGCGGCTCCATCGACATGCACGTGGGTCACACCGAGCACGATCTTACCGGCCTGATCGAGGAGCTGCGAACGAGTGGGCAGGCCCTGTTCGCCGAGCAGTACTGTCCGGGCCGCTCGGTCACCCTGGGCGTGCTGGCCGACGGCGATGACCTGCAGACACTACCGGCCCTGGAGACACGGCCCACCGGCGAGTTCTACGACTACCCGACGAAGAACAACCCCGCGATGTTCTCCAACCACTGCCCTGCGGACCTGACCGCGAGCACGAGCGCACTGATCTAG